GCAACCAGGACCTGACACAGCAACACTGGGCTTTTTGCTGCTCCTTTTGATGTGTCCCATGGGGACCCACTGGTACATGAGGTCAGCCATATCTTTGGGCACTTCCTCATTCACAGGCCCGGCAAATGCTGTCCCTGGGAACAGTCTGATTTTGGGCAaaacattctgtgtttctggCCTGAGCCTTTAACCTAGGAGCatctggcagctgctgcagcatgcCAGACAGCTCAGCATTTTGTGGGACCAGGTTTTCCCATCTTTAGTCATGTTTACGCTCCTCCAGCTCCACCAGCACGGAGAAACATGCCACGAAGAAAAGGCTACAAGAAATTACATTCTCCTTTTATTTACCTATGACCATGACAATGTATTTTTGCTAGCTGCAGAGATGCTTCGCACTGTAAACTGGGCGCCCGGACGCATGCAGTCCGTCCGGCTCCGCCGCGTTCAGCAACAGCCCCGCGTCTCCAAACGCAGTGTTGTGATCCAGAGTAGGGAGAGCACCGATTCCCAGAGCTGCTTATCTCCATCAGCAAGCCCTCCGTCGTCAGGGCAGGATATGTACACCCAGGCTCCCCCAGCGCTGCTAGGGAACGCGTTAttggtttgttgttgtgttttttttccttttctttgtcagATAAAACCTGCAAACTTAGAAAATGTTGCACGCACTCGTAAAAGAGAAGGCATCCACTCCACGGGAGAACTCCGCCGCGACACGCACAACTATTGCACTTGTAAACTGGGAACAAGGGTTTCCTATAATACAGCGATGCGTCCAGCGAGAGAAGGTCAATAAATAAACCAGGAATGAGGGGAGCGAGAAGCTCCTGCGGGATGGCTGCTTCAGGGCAGAGATGCGCAGCAGCACCGCGGGGCTGGGTCAGCTCAGGAGTCCTTTATCCAGGGATGATGCCCACATCGGTGCTGCCTGGGGAAAAGCAGAGCCCTGCGAAAAAGCCTTCCTCCTCCACGCTGGGTCGGGATCGAGCGTCGCCATCCAGCGATGCTCGCAGCTCAGGTTCACAGTAGTCATGCGGGAGCTCCCCTCCTGGCTGACATCCGCCCCGACGGCGTCGTACCAGCGATGGCAGGACGGGGCGATGGAGCAGTACCAGCCTGCTTGGCACCGGTGCCCCCACTGCCCCACGCCTGGGGGGCACGGCCGGTCGCAGCGAGGTCCCCACCGCCGGTTCCATGTAAACACGCAGCTCCCAGTCTGCCCCATTGCCCTACAGCGGGGAGCTGGCTTTCTTCTGGTGGATGATGTCCAAGTACAAGTCAGAGCGGAGGAAGCGGGGGTACGAGTCCTTCTCCATCAGCCCGTAAATCCTCTTCTGCGCGAGGTCGAAGCAGCCGCGGGTGATGTTCTGCAGGTTCTCCTTGGTGTGCTCCCGTGTGTAGGAATCCAGGTTCACCTGTGGGCAGAGAGAGCTGTGAGCGGCCCCACGGGCCCCAGGGCACAGAGTTGGCTCTGAGCGGGAGCCGGCCTCACCTCCTTGCAGGACTGGATGGCGATGTACTCCGCAAAGATCTTCTTGGCCTTGGAGACCATCTTGGACTGGGATTTGATCTTTTTGTACTCCTCGCATGCCAGCCAGAACTCCAGGTTCTCCTCGCTGAACTCGGTGCGCAGGAAGGCCCTGAAGGCTGCAAGCCCATCTGTGGGGACAGACACAGCTCTACTCCTGGACAGACACACATCTCTATCAAACCCCAAACCCCTGCCATTTCACTCCCTAAAAATCCCCTATgaacagcagcggtgcagtggtGATGCCCGGCCTGGCAGCACGAACACGAACCACGTgtgtgctcagagcccagttCTCAGCCATCTGGGCTCTCAAGAAGAAGCTCAATGTGGACTGGGAGCAGTGGTGGAGATGGGATCCCCATAGGGACATGCAGACAACGTGTTGTGCACAGCTGCGGTGCACGAGAAGGCAAGGAAGGGAGCGCTGCAAAGCTGCTCCTGCCCCGCAGACACAAGGCAGTCAGGGGATCCTGCCTTTCTCTCCCCAGTGGAGCTCCCACAGTCCTCTCCCTGGCTCCTGCAGTAAAGTCCATCCCCCAAAACTCCCCCCAGCTCGGCAGAGGAAAAATGAGTGCAAGGaaagtatcatagaatcacataatgGCCTCGGTTGAAAAGGAcatcaaagatcatccagttccaacccccctgccacaggcagagttaccaaccaccagaccaggctgcccagagccacatccagacTGAGATGCTCCATTCCATCTCTATTCTCCTGAGACACCAGAGCTTAGGAAATCACACTGCTTCCCATGCACACGCCTGGACATTCCTCAGTGGCAAAGGCAAAACAAGAGGGGCAAACACTCACatttgtgcagcagcagcttctccagGGACTCCCCCCACTTGAGAGCTTCCTCGGGTGCAGGCCTGCAGAACAAGGGCATTTGttagcagagcaaagctgcaaaaaccacagctgctgcccaccACCATGCAGCTGCCCCGGGGGAATAACGtttccaacagcagcagcatcactgTGCACcctgcagtggctgcagcaccACCGGCACCCGCAGTGCTGAGCTGGTTGTGCTGGAATGAATGCTCTGCGTTTAGAGTGGCAGGAAGAAAACACGAGGAAAGGGAAGGCTGTGCGTGCTGCAGCCTCTGAGCCAGCACTGGAAAAATCCCAGGcagtgcccagggctgtggaaTTTCGGGTGCCCCAATGAAGCCGCAGGCTGGGCAGCGCTCGTCCCagctgctggagcacctccagagcTGAGCGGTTTCCCAAAGCATCCTCTGTCCAGCTGAAGGTGTCATGTTGAAACACTGGGGGAAAGCAGGGAAATTTCCAGTCCTGAGTGCCGCTGTGCCGCTGGCACGGGGCAgggagctccctgcagccccggGCAGCGTTCAGCCGAAAAAAGTATTTAACACAGCTCAGGTTCGGTGAGCTGTCTGCCCACAGCCTCCCCAGCTCGGTGACCCAGCATCCCGGAGGTGGCACCGAGTCTGGACAGAGCTCGTCCCCAAACCCCGCGCCCCCGGAGCCCCACACCGCCCACCCGCAGCACCTACTTGAGCGACTTGAGCACTTTGTCCAGCTTGCCGGAGGGGTTGGCTCCCGGAGACTCGTTCCTCCGCCGGAAAATCCCCAGCCGGTTCTTCATATCCTTGGCTCTGGAGGAGAAGATCAAGGTTTAGGGGCGGGCAGGGGAGGGGAGCAGCACCCAGAGGTGCGCGGTGCCACGGGGAGCCCCGTCCCGCTCATCGCCCATCACCTACTCCTTCATGGTGTGCCGGCGCTGCAGGCTGCCGTTGTGCGGCCGCTGCACGCCCAGCAACATCTCGGCGTGAAACTCCAACGGCTGCGGTTTGGAGAGGTCACGAAAAAAGGGCATCGTTTATcggagcagctccagcacagccgGCACGCCCGGCCCGGCGCTGCGCTCTGCGGCTCCGCACCGGGACGGCGCGGAAGTGGGAGGGCAGAACGGAGCTGCGTGGCGTGGATGAGGTGTGGGTGAGGAGGGCTGTGTGTCAGCACAGCGCTGCTCGGGACGGCTCCGCCGTTGCTGGGGAAACTCGAGGAAAGGTGGAAAAAAGCATGGGAGAGGGCGGGGAGATGGGGCCTTTCAAGGGACGGCGGGGAAAGTCATCGCGGCGGGGATTTACGGGCGCTATTTATAGGGCGGTGGGGAACGCGGCGGTGCGGGGCTGCGTCCCTTGTGCGGGGCCGGCAGCACGGCTGGGAGCCGCGGGGATGGCAGCGTCAGTGTCAGTTTGGAGTGGGCACGGCCGTGGGGACGTCTCCGCTGCGGGATGGTTGGGACGCACTGGGTAACCCACAGCCATGGCACCGCACCGTGCCAACCCCCACGCGTCCCCACGCTGCCGCCCCTGTACGGACAGACAGATGTGCGTCCGTGCACGGCGCTCCCGTTGCCCCAGGAAGCTGCCGTCGGAACACAGCACCGGTTTGGGCAGCGGCCGCCGGCACCGGCGTTGCCCCAGTGCTGCCCGGCTCCCGGCGGGCAGCGGGAGGCGACCGAGAGAAAACGGGATGGGCGATGCTGACCCCTCGTGGCACAGCTCCCGAGTGCACAGAGGATGACGGATGGTTGGGGACGCGGGGTGGCATGGCCACCTCCCGCAGGTCCCGCACTGCAGGGTGCTCGGAGGAGCTACCGCTGCGTGTGGCTGCGGCCGGGGCTGGTTGGGAACACGAGGGACACGGAGGGGTTCGCGGTGTCCCCGGCtgtccccactgctgccaggcaccagcacagcacagacacCGGACCGACAGATTTAAACGAGGAGCTCCAAGCCCCACCTGCATCCCATCAGCAAGGCTCTGGCCGTCCCACACAGCTCCCGGCAACAATTTCAGCACTGTTCCCACTTTAGCAGCATAACCGCCGCAGCTGGGAGCCTGGCGAGGTgtgaaaagcactgaaaagtccctgtgtttgtgtgtctgtgtgtgtgtatgtccATGTGTCCATCCGTCTGTGCGAGGGAGCAGCGCCTGTGGGCTGCACTTTGTGCACCTTCTGcaaccacagctctgcagcaccaggTTTCCCACAGCAGGAAGCAAAGCCCCAGAGGAGTTCCCGAGCTTAAAACCTGTGGGACGCTGTGCTCTCAGCGCTCCTCATGCAGATGCTCGCGAATAAACAGcaagcagcacacagcctggCTGCTCCCGCTGCAGAGTGCACACAGCCCCCAGTAAGGTGCTGCCACAGAAATCCACAGTGCACTGCTGGGTTCGACCTGGACTCACCCCCCATCAGCCGTCTGCAAGGCCTCGTCCAGCCCCATCTCCCCACCTCCAAACCATCCCCTGCAGCGCGCATCGCCGTCCCCGCAGGAGCCCTGCCCTACCTTTCCAGGCACTTCTCAGAAAAATCCACCATGGTGAGGTGCATCGGGAGCAGCTGGCGGTGCCGAACCGCGGCCACTCTCCCCATAAATACCCCGCCGGCCACCTGGCAGCCATCCCTGCAGCCAATCGCCGCCCGCTGCGACGCACCGCGCTCCCACAGCCATCCCAAGGTGAGCGGCACAAACCCTCCCCACGGCTGCTCCCGCGCCCTACAGATCCCCCCCCCCGCCGCCCCAATTCCCCCGGCTCACGTGGGGGATGTCCCCGCTGCAGATGGCGAGGaattgattttcatttcaagtGTTTGGAGAATGAAAGGAGCTATAAATAGGCGGCTGCGGCAGAGCGCGCGGGGCAACAGTGCCGCTCACAGGCAGGCTGCACGCGAGAGCTGCCATCGagatgcacacagcagcaccgcAGCCACGTGCAGCACTCGTCTGCCCCCGCTCACGTGCAAGGGGCGATGCCAGGGCACAGCGATCCTGCCTTGCAAAACCCCACGGCCCcgctgagctgcagctgtgctcagggcAAGCGAAGGCTGCGGCTCCCCCGTCCTTGCCCGGACCAGCTGCGGGGCATCTCAAGCCCTCAATGCAGTGTCAGGGCTGTGGCATTCCACCCATCGTATCACAGTGAACACTCCCAGCCACGCTGAGCAACATCACCAGCACTCGTCCCATCCACCTCCCAGCCACCAGAAACTCTGGGTGAATGGGGTACGGTACCCCACGGCTCAGCCCGGTGTTCTGCCCGTGGCACTATCGAACCACAGGGTGCCACTTACAGgctcctgctcctcttcttGCGGGAGGTCTCGTCCCCTTCATCACAGCTGCATTCAGGGTCGCCTCCACTCAGCTGGGggggaagagaaaagcagtgtttgcatCACAGTGCCATGCATGCCCTCACACCACCATGCAGCTCCGCCAGCATCTCCTGAGGTCCCCGTgcagcagctccttcccccagaggtccctctgcagcagagcaggggctgAAACCCTGACCCCCTCCTCTGCCCATGTCCCGGGGACATCCCACAACTGGTGGCCTAAGGACCCCTCAGCTTCAAGGTGCTGACAGCCTCCTACAGGGACGCTCACATCCTCCTTCCCAATGTTCCCATCTCTGCTGTCCTGAGTGGGCATGGGGCTGGGGCACCCAAAATACTCTGGGGGTCTCCCAGCAGTCCCCGGGCAGGAAAAATCAGAGCAGAACCGAACCACAACGTGGCAGCTTCTGGTAGCACACAGGGCTTCCTATCCTCAACCTCCACCCAGAGGTGACCTTGGCAGCCATGGAGACCTCGGAGGTGCTGCAAGGTCAGGGTGTCACCAGCACAGCCTCTGAGCCACGAAGCCCAATGGCCAGGCATTGGGCCA
This window of the Meleagris gallopavo isolate NT-WF06-2002-E0010 breed Aviagen turkey brand Nicholas breeding stock chromosome 19, Turkey_5.1, whole genome shotgun sequence genome carries:
- the RGS3 gene encoding regulator of G-protein signaling 3 isoform X8; amino-acid sequence: MGRVAAVRHRQLLPMHLTMVDFSEKCLERAKDMKNRLGIFRRRNESPGANPSGKLDKVLKSLKPAPEEALKWGESLEKLLLHKYGLAAFRAFLRTEFSEENLEFWLACEEYKKIKSQSKMVSKAKKIFAEYIAIQSCKEVNLDSYTREHTKENLQNITRGCFDLAQKRIYGLMEKDSYPRFLRSDLYLDIIHQKKASSPL
- the RGS3 gene encoding regulator of G-protein signaling 3 isoform X7 — encoded protein: MPFFRDLSKPQPLEFHAEMLLGVQRPHNGSLQRRHTMKEAKDMKNRLGIFRRRNESPGANPSGKLDKVLKSLKPAPEEALKWGESLEKLLLHKYGLAAFRAFLRTEFSEENLEFWLACEEYKKIKSQSKMVSKAKKIFAEYIAIQSCKEVNLDSYTREHTKENLQNITRGCFDLAQKRIYGLMEKDSYPRFLRSDLYLDIIHQKKASSPL